The Ranitomeya variabilis isolate aRanVar5 chromosome 7, aRanVar5.hap1, whole genome shotgun sequence genome includes a window with the following:
- the LOC143784341 gene encoding uncharacterized protein LOC143784341, producing the protein MEKGESDVWDDEWCKEDVPTGGRSSSSKIQKSISHDPYDEHATISDMDPFKVQCPNSPQTVTQNKSHRSVDNKKAPTRKKPFSCSECGKCFNVKSILVKHERVHTGEKPFSCSECGKCFKDKSYLVKHERVHTGENPFSCSECGKCFTQKSTLVGHERVHTGEKPFSCSECGKCFKHESALVTHVRFHTGERPFSCSECGKCFTQKSTLVGHERVHTGEKPFSCSECGICFKNESSLVTHVRFHTGERPFSCSECGKCFTQKSTLVTQERVHTGEKPFSCSECGKCFKDKSTLVTHEKFHTGERPFSCSEWGKCFTEKSHLVTHERVHTGEKPFSCSECGKCFKDKSHLVRHERVHTGEKPFSCSECGKCFSAKSNLVTHERIHTGDKLFS; encoded by the exons ATGGAGAAAGGAGAAAGTGATGTGTGGGATGATGAGTGGTGCAAAGAGGACGTTCCTACAG GTGGCCGTAGCAGCAGCTCCAAAATCCAAAAAAGTATTTCACATGACCCATATGATGAACATGCCACCATCTCAGACATGGATCCTTTTAAAGTACAATGTCCTAATTCTCCACAGACAGTTACACAAAATAAAAGTCACAGAAGTGTGGATAATAAAAAAGCTCCCACAAggaagaagccgttttcatgttccgaatgtgggaaatgttttaatgtaAAATCAATTCTTGTTAaacatgagagagttcacacaggagagaagccattttcatgttcggaatgtgggaaatgttttaaagataaatcatatcttgttaaacatgagagagttcacacaggcgagaatccattttcatgttcagaatgtggaaaatgttttactcaaaaatcaactcttgttggacatgagagagttcacacaggcgagaagccattttcatgttcagaatgtggaaaatgttttaaacacGAATCTGCACTTGTTACACATGTGAGATTTCACACAGGAGagaggccattttcatgttcagaatgtggaaaatgttttactcaaaaatcaactcttgttggacatgagagagttcacacaggcgagaagccattttcatgttcagaatgtggaatatGTTTTAAAAACGAATCTTCACTTGTTACACATGTGAGATTTCACACAGGAGagaggccattttcatgttcagaatgtggaaaatgttttactcaaAAGTCAACTCTTGTTACACAagagagagttcacacaggagagaaaccattttcatgttcagaatgtgggaaatgttttaaagacaAATCtactcttgttacacatgagaaatttcacacaggagagaggccattttcatgttcagaatggggAAAATGTTTTACTgaaaaatcacatcttgttacacatgagagagttcacacaggagagaagccattttcatgttcggaatgtggaaaatgttttaaagataaatcacatcttgttagacatgagagagttcacacaggagagaagccattttcatgttcagaatgtgggaaatgtttttctgcaAAATCtaatcttgttacacatgagagaattcacacaggagataaGCTATTTTCATGA